In Streptomyces sp. ML-6, the genomic stretch CGCGCGACCCGGCGGGCCGTCCGTCGCTGCGCGACCGCTCCTGCGAGCAGAGCAGTGCCGAACACCGTGGCAATCAGGCGCGGCAGCGTGTCATCCCTGGTGTCCACGGCGTCCCTCCGCTGTGCCGATCATGTTCGGACGCGTCACGTAAAGGATGGCGGGATAGGTGGAGAAGAAGGCCCACACGAAGCGCGAGAGCCCCATGACCCGGGCGTTGACCAGGTGGAAGGAGCCGGAGACGGCCAGCATGAGAGGAGCCGTCCTCCCCTTCGCCACGAAGATCACGGGAAATGCGCACTCGAACAACAGCACCCCGTGGCTCACGTACTTCGACAGTTCCGGGAAGCGCTGCGTGAGCCGGTACGCTCCCTCGTCGCCGTAGATCTCGGTCCGGAGGATGCCGGGCAGCGCTTCGCCCGAACGCCAGCCCGGGCCAGCGAGCTTGGTGACGCCGGCGGCGAAGTACGAGAGGGCCGACTGGAGTGCGATGAACCAGAGGCAGGCGTCGACCACCTTCGGCTGCCGCTCGCTCAGCCGGGCCACGGCAGCGACTCCCTGCACCGTGAAGGCCACCTGGTCGGATCCGTCCGTCCCGAAGTGCTGGCGAGGATTGACCGCCAGGGAGGACAGGGCGAGGAAGGATCCGGCGGCCGCTCTGGTCCGGCGCCCTGTCGACGGCACCAGGAGCGTCGCAGCCGCGGCCACGCGGGCGATCTGAATCGACCGGCTCACCCGCGGCCGGCCGACGAAGTCCAGGGCCCGTTGTACGGGGGGAGGCGCCCACGCAAACTCCTCACGGACCAGGTCCCAGTCCACGAGGGGCGCGTTGCGCGTCCGGCGCTCGTTCGTCAGCGACTCGAGAGCTGCGACCAGATGCGTGATCGCGCTGATCTGCTCGGTCGTCGTCAGTGCGCGTGCGCGGCCCGGCCGCGGCACTCGAAATTTCCCTGACCACCGCATGTCTGTTTTCCCCACCTGTTCCGATCGTCCGCCGGGCTGCTGTCAGGCCAGCAGGAGCGCCGCGTCCCACGGCGCCGCCTCGGTGCTTCCCGAGGCGTAGGCGTCCAGTGCCAGGACGACGCCGGTGGCGCCGTCGAGGAAACCCGGGAGCGCGAGTGTCGTCCGGCCGTCTTCGTCCGGGTATCCGAACCCGAAGGGTTCTTGTTCGTCGTAGAGCCGGAGAACCACATCGGCGATCTCTCCGCGAACGCGGTTCACCTCCTCCGCATGGGGCCCCGTCGCGAAGAACTTGAGGCAGTTGAGCGCACCGGCCCAGCCGTGGCAGAGCCCGGCGCTCCGCACCGGCCATTGGTCCAGCGGTACGCGGACCATGGATTCCACGGCCGAATGGGCCAGCAGGCGCAGTTCCTCCTGACCGGTCGCGTCCGCCGCAAGGCGCAGCGCCGAGGCGATGCCGAGACTGCCGTAACACCACGCCGTTCTTCCGCTCTCCTCGTCGGTGTCACCGGAAAGCCACGCGTCCCACGAGATGAAGTCGGGCCAGGAGACACCGTGCTCCCCCGTCCGGGCCCGATCCCGGTAGATGGCGGCCAGCATCTCCATCGTTTTCAGCTGGCCGGGTACGGACACTCCTTGTTTGTGGGCGAGGGCCAGAAGTGCCAGCGGGCCGGCGATGCCGTGCGACATGCCGAGGTTCAGGTTGCCGGCGCGTGGCGAGGCGACGAGCCCGCCGCGCGGTCTCGTCAACGTCCAGTAGCCGGGGATGTGGTGGCCGTCGACGGAATGATTCGTTCCGAGAGCGACCAGTGCCTTCAGGACCGCCATGAGGGTGTCCCGCATCGGGGCGCCCCTCAGCAGGGCGTACCGGCCCACGCCCGCCAGACCGCTGATGGTGTCGAAGCGGGCCCGGTCACCGATGGGGTCGCGTTCGACGGAGGTGGACATCGCTGCCACGATGCCGCTCAGGGAAGCGTCGAGCTGCTGCAGGGCGCGTCCGTACCCGCTGCTGCTCCCACGGCACAGAAGGAGCGACAGCGCCAGGCCGCTGATCCCGGAGTGAAGGCCGGGGTCACTGGCCGGACCGCGCTGCAGCAACTGGACGGCCGCGGTGAAATGCCGGTGTGAGACGCGGTCCATCCGCAGGCCGGGAGGTGCGCAGTCGCCGAAGAGGAGGGCCACGCCGGGCAGCCCGCTGCCCAGGCTCCGGGTCTGTGCCTCCAGTTGCGCCGGGGTCGCGCCGTCGCCCAGCGCGTCGGTGAACGTCCTCACGACGGAGGCGGGTTCGACGAGCCTGGCCGAGACGTCCTGGCAGACCCGGTGTACGTGGTTGATTCTGTCGGTCATCGGTGTCGCAGCCTTCGCGCCGCGTGGCCGAGCAGGATGAGGCTCCGTTCCTCGTTCTCCGGGTTCACACCAACGAGACGGTTGTGCTGCATGTGGAGAAGGCTGGAGATGGCGTAGTTCTGCTGTTTCTCGGAGAACCGGGACGGATCCCGCGCGATGCTCTCGCCGTAGCCGCGCGCAGCAGCGTTGTCTCCCCAGGCCCGTACCAGGTCGAGGGCCGGAAGGCGTTCGGTGACGCTTCGTGCGACATCCTTGGCCGTCACGATCCGGCACACCTCGTCGATCTGGTCACGCCCGACGGCCCCGTCCCTGGACTTCATGAACCGTTCCGCCGCCCATGTGGTCCAGTCCACCCCGAGGGCTTCCAGCAGGGACGCGTAGTCGGCCACCAGGACGGTGTTGGCGGTGACGCCGAGGGTCTGGCCACGGTTCAACAGACGGATCTGGTTGACGGCTACCTGACTGTCGACGCAGAAGATCCTCTCGGCGAGCGACAGCGCCTCGGGGCCGCCGTAGCGCTCGGTCTCCGGCTCGTAGGACTCGGCACTGGCGCGGCGGAGGAGCCCCTTGCGGATGAGGGCCCGCAGGTTCTCGTGCAGCCGCTCGTGCATCCGGTCCGTCGTCCTCGCATCGGCGCTGTGCAGACGCAGGCGGACATGCGGTTCCGGATCGTTGAAGCGGATGAAGAACCACTGGTCGGCCAGATCGGCCAGCTCCCTTATCACGTGCGGCAGATGGTGTGCGATCAACTC encodes the following:
- a CDS encoding lanthionine synthetase C family protein produces the protein MTDRINHVHRVCQDVSARLVEPASVVRTFTDALGDGATPAQLEAQTRSLGSGLPGVALLFGDCAPPGLRMDRVSHRHFTAAVQLLQRGPASDPGLHSGISGLALSLLLCRGSSSGYGRALQQLDASLSGIVAAMSTSVERDPIGDRARFDTISGLAGVGRYALLRGAPMRDTLMAVLKALVALGTNHSVDGHHIPGYWTLTRPRGGLVASPRAGNLNLGMSHGIAGPLALLALAHKQGVSVPGQLKTMEMLAAIYRDRARTGEHGVSWPDFISWDAWLSGDTDEESGRTAWCYGSLGIASALRLAADATGQEELRLLAHSAVESMVRVPLDQWPVRSAGLCHGWAGALNCLKFFATGPHAEEVNRVRGEIADVVLRLYDEQEPFGFGYPDEDGRTTLALPGFLDGATGVVLALDAYASGSTEAAPWDAALLLA